A genome region from Triticum aestivum cultivar Chinese Spring chromosome 2B, IWGSC CS RefSeq v2.1, whole genome shotgun sequence includes the following:
- the LOC123045076 gene encoding uncharacterized protein, with amino-acid sequence MPPATALMDDVVAEILLRLPPDEPGCLVRACLVSKPWRRLLTGNAFLRSYRKFHGAPPMLGFLHRLYDEDPCVARFVPTAKAFRPPRTDRRCWYALDARHGRALFYDSESDQKPAEFVVWDPVTDGHRRIPLPETPKSWNAAVLCVVDGCDHLDCHGDDPFLVAFVGTDKEEGIWITSACFYSSEASSWSNTSFVEHPDASIEMQPSVLSGNAVYFLCDPSTRILQCDFVGERKLSVIDRPDVHENNIVLITAEDGTLGFAGVQESSIYLWSMEVDPDGAAAWVQHRVVDLGKLLPSRALMIMPDVSGFAQGAGVIFVRTIVGLFTIELKSGRVRKVSSRGRVCTAIPYTSFYTPDRAIRQLNGQ; translated from the exons ATGCCGCCGGCGACGGCGCTGATGGACGATGTGGTCGCGGAGATCCTGCTCCGCCTCCCGCCCGACGAGCCCGGGTGCCTTGTCCGCGCCTGCCTCGTCTCCAAGCCCTGGCGCCGCCTCCTCACGGGTAACGCCTTCCTCCGCAGCTACCGCAAGTTCCACGGGGCACCGCCCATGCTGGGATTCCTCCACCGCCTCTACGACGAGGATCCCTGCGTCGCTCGATTCGTCCCCACCGCGAAGGCCTTCCGCCCGCCACGCACCGACCGCCGCTGCTGGTACGCACTCGATGCCCGCCACGGCCGAGCCCTCTTCTACGATTCAGAATCAGATCAGAAGCCCGCTGAGTTCGTCGTCTGGGACCCCGTCACGGACGGGCACCGGAGGATTCCCCTTCCCGAGACCCCCAAGTCCTGGAACGCGGCGGTGCTCTGCGTCGTGGATGGCTGCGACCACCTCGACTGCCATGGCGACGACCCCTTCCTCGTGGCATTCGTGGGCACCGACAAGGAGGAGGGGATCTGGATCACGTCCGCGTGCTTCTACTCGTCAGAGGCGAGTTCATGGAGCAACACGAGCTTTGTTGAGCATCCGGATGCTTCCATCGAGATGCAGCCAAGCGTCCTCTCTGGAAATGCAGTCTACTTCCTGTGCGATCCGAGCACTCGAATTCTGCAGTGCGACTTTGTTGGCGAGAGGAAGCTATCGGTGATTGACCGGCCGGACGTGCATGAGAATAACATCGTCCTCATAACAGCGGAGGACGGCACACTGGGATTTGCAGGCGTGCAGGAATCCAGCATTTACCTCTGGTCCATGGAAGTCGATCCCGATGGAGCTGCAGCGTGGGTACAACATCGAGTCGTCGACCTCGGGAAGCTGCTCCCCTCTCGCGCCCTCATGATCATGCCCGATGTGAGTGGATTCGCCCAAGGCGCCGGTGTCATTTTCGTGAGGACTATTGTTGGCCTGTTCACCATCGAGCTCAAGTCCGGCCGAGTAAGAAAGGTGTCCAGCAGGGGAAGGGTCTGCACTGCCATTCCCTACACTAGCTTCTACACTCCAG ATCGTGCTATCCGTCAATTGAACGGCCAGTGA